One segment of Primulina tabacum isolate GXHZ01 chromosome 6, ASM2559414v2, whole genome shotgun sequence DNA contains the following:
- the LOC142548391 gene encoding transcription initiation factor IIB-2-like has protein sequence MSDTYCTDCKRNTEVVFDHAAGDTVCSECGLVLESRSIDESSEWRTFADESGDHDPNRVGGPVNPFLADAALSTVISRSANGSNADSSLARLQNRGGDPDRAIVLAFKTISSMADRLSLVTTIKDRASELYKRLEDQKCTRGRNLEALVAGCIYIACRQEGKPRTVKEICSMVAGGATKKEIGRAKEFIVKQLKVEMGESMEMGTIHAGDYLRRFCSNLGMSNEEVKAVQETVQKSGDYDIRRSPISIAAAIIFMITQLSDSKRPLRDISIATTVAEGTIKNSYRDLYPHAAKIIPEWYAKERDVKNLSIPKA, from the exons ATGTCTGACACCTACTGTACAGACTGCAAGCGAAATACAGAGGTGGTGTTTGATCACGCCGCAGGGGACACCGTCTGCTCCGAATGCGGCCTTGTACTCGAATCTCGCTCCATCGACGAGTCATCCGAGTGGCGCACCTTCGCCGACGAGTCCGGTGATCACGATCCCAATCGTGTCGGTGGACCGGTTAACCCCTTCTTGGCTGACGCTGCTCTTTCTACAGTTATTTCTCGGAGTGCTAATGGTTCCAATGCGGATTCATCTCTGGCCCGCTTGCAGAATCGGGGTGGGGATCCAGACCGGGCTATTGTATTGGCCTTCAAGACTATTTCTAGCATGGCTGATAG GTTGAGTCTTGTAACAACAATTAAG GACCGGGCTAGCGAACTATATAAAAGGTTGGAGGATCAGAAGTGTACAAGAGGAAGAAACTTGGAGGCTTTAGTGGCTGGCTGCATTTATATTGCTTGTCGGCAAGAAGGCAAGCCACGCACAGTAAAAG AAATTTGCTCAATGGTTGCTGGAGGAGCTACAAAGAAAGAAATTGGAAGAGCAAAAGAATTTATTGTGAAGCAGCTAAAGGTTGAGATGGGCGAATCCATGGAGATGGGCACCATACATGCAGGGGACTATCTG AGACGCTTTTGTTCAAATCTTGGTATGAGTAACGAAGAGGTCAAAGCTGTTCAAGAAACTGTCCAGAAGTCTGGGGACTATGATATAAG GAGAAGCCCTATTTCGATTGCTGCTGCAATCATTTTTATGATAACCCAGCTCTCGGATTCAAAGAGACCCTTGAGAG ATATATCAATCGCTACTACCGTTGCAGAAGGGACGATAAAGAATTCTTACAGGGATCTGTACCCCCACGCAGCCAAGATAATACCAGAGTGGTATGCAAAGGAAAGGGATGTTAAGAACCTTTCCATTCCTAAGGCCTAA
- the LOC142548390 gene encoding villin-3-like, producing the protein MSGSAKALEPAFQGAGQRLGTDIWRIENFQPVPLPKSDHGKFYSGDSYIVLQTSPSKGGAYLHDIHFWLGKDTSQDEAGTAAIKAVELDAVLGGRAVQYRELQGHESDKFLSYFKPCIIPLEGGVASGFKKTEEEEFETRLYICRGKRVVRLKQVPFSRSSLNHDDVFILDSKDKIYQFNGANSNIQERAKALEVIQFLKDKYHEGKCDVAITDGKLQAESDSGEFWVLFGGFAPIGKKVSTEDDIIPEKTSPQLYSVVDGQIKSVDGELSKSILENNKCYLLDCGTEVFVWVGRVTQVDERKTAIQVAEDFLASQNRPKSTQTYRLIQGHETHSFKSKFDSWPLGSALPVAEEGRGKVAALLKQQGAALKGTSKSAPLNEDVPPLLEGDGKIEVWRVNGNAKIPVPNEDIGKFYSGDCYIVLYTYHSSERKEDYYLCCWIGKDSIEGDRKLAAKLSSTMYNSLKGRPVQGRIFQGKEPPQFVAIFQPMVILKGGMSSAYKNYIADKGLNDETYAADGVALFCISGTSVHNNTVIQVEAVATSLNSNECFLLQSGSSLFSWHGSQSTFEQQQFAAKVAEFLKPGSAVKHTKEGTEISSFWFAVGGKQSYTSKNVSPDIVRDPHLYGLSFNKGKFEVEEVYNFSQDDLLTEDILILDTHAEVFVWVGQSVDPKEKQHAFEIGQKYIEMASSLEGLSPYVPLYKVAEGNEPCFFTTFFFWDSAKASAHGNSFQKKVMLLFGAGHAVAEKPNGSHQGGGGPTQRASALAALNSAFKSTSSPKASSASRPGSTAQGSQRAAAVAALSSVLTAEKKKSPDNSPSRPSRSPPVEPSWRDSLKSGNFAETEHRKEVLEVKEETETSEAIVEFNGGESGSKPDADQDENVSETSQSTFSYERLKAKSDDPVMGIDYKRREAYLSDEEFQSVFEMTKNAFYKLPKWKQDMLKRKVDLF; encoded by the exons ATGTCTGGCTCAGCAAAAGCTCTTGAACCCGCATTTCAGGGAGCTGGTCAAAGATT AGGGACCGACATCTGGAGGATCGAGAACTTCCAACCAGTTCCTTTGCCAAAATCAGATCATGGTAAATTCTACTCTGGAGATTCTTATATTGTTCTGCAG ACAAGTCCCAGCAAAGGCGGTGCTTATCTTCATGACATACATTTCTGGCTCGGAAAGGATACTAGCCAG GATGAAGCTGGGACTGCAGCTATCAAAGCTGTTGAACTTGATGCAGTTCTTGGAGGTCGTGCTGTGCAGTACAGAGAACTACAAGGGCATGAGTCTGACAAATTCTTGTCATATTTCAAGCCATGCATCATACCATTGGAAGGTGGTGTTGCATCTGGATTCAAGAAGACTGAAGAAGAAGAGTTTGAAACCCGGTTGTATATCTGTAGAGGAAAACGAGTAGTAAGATTGAAGCAG GTCCCATTCTCTCGTTCCTCACTAAATCATGACGATGTGTTTATTCTCGACTCTAAAGACAAGATATATCAATTCAATGGTGCGAACTCGAATATTCAGGAACGGGCCAAAGCATTAGAAGTGATTCAGTTTTTGAAGGACAAGTATCATGAAGGGAAGTGTGATGTGGCAATT ACTGATGGAAAGTTACAAGCTGAATCAGATTCTGGTGAATTCTGGGTTCTCTTTGGTGGGTTTGCTCCAATTGGTAAAAAGGTTTCTACTGAGGACGATATTATTCCCGAGAAGACTTCTCCGCAGCTTTATAG CGTTGTTGATGGTCAAATCAAGAGTGTAGATGGTGAACTTTCCAAGTCAATCCTGGAAAATAACAAATGCTATCTGTTGGATTGTGGCACTGAAGTGTTTGTTTGGGTTGGTCGTGTAACTCAAGTTGATGAGAGGAAGACCGCAATTCAAGTGGCGGAG GATTTTTTGGCTAGCCAAAATAGACCAAAATCAACACAAACATATCGACTTATCCAAGGTCATGAGACACATTCATTCAAGTCCAAATTTGATTCGTGGCCATTAGGATCAGCACTTCCTGTAGCTGAGGAGGGAAGAGGAAAAGTAGCTG CTTTGTTGAAGCAGCAAGGTGCTGCATTGAAGGGAACAAGTAAGAGTGCTCCGTTAAACGAGGACGTCCCTCCATTGCTTGAAGGAGATGGAAAGATAGAG GTTTGGCGCGTAAATGGAAATGCAAAAATTCCTGTGCCCAACGAAGACATTGGTAAATTCTACAGTGGCGATTGCTATATTGTGCTCTACACGTACCATTCTTCTGAAAGAAAGGAAGATTATTACTTGTGCTGTTGGATTGGAAAAGACAGCATTGAG GGAGATCGAAAACTTGCTGCTAAATTGTCCAGCACAATGTATAACTCACTGAAGGGAAGACCAGTGCAG GGTCGAATTTTTCAAGGGAAAGAGCCGCCTCAGTTTGTTGCTATCTTTCAACCTATGGTGATCCTTAAG GGTGGAATGAGCTCTGCCTACAAGAACTATATTGCTGACAAAGGTTTGAATGATGAAACATACGCTGCTGATGGTGTTGCTCTCTTCTGCATATCGGGAACGTCTGTGCATAACAACACAGTCATTCAAGTTGAAGCT GTTGCTACATCATTGAATTCGAATGAATGTTTTCTACTGCAATCTGGATCTTCACTTTTCAGTTGGCATGGCAGTCAAAGTACTTTTGAGCAGCAACAGTTCGCAGCCAAAGTTGCAGAATTTCTGAAG CCGGGATCAGCTGTTAAACATACTAAAGAAGGGACAGAGATCTCATCCTTCTGGTTTGCCGTGGGTGGAAAACAAAGTTACACCAGCAAAAATGTTTCGCCTGACATTGTGAGAGATCCCCACTTGTATGGCTTGTCTTTTAATAAAG GAAAGTTTGAG GTCGAAGAAGTATACAACTTCTCTCAAGATGACCTTTTAACGGAGGATATATTAATACTTGACACACATGCTGAAGTGTTTGTTTGGGTTGGTCAGTCAGTGGACCCCAAAGAAAAGCAACATgcatttgaaatcggacag AAATATATTGAGATGGCTTCTTCATTGGAAGGGTTGTCGCCATATGTTCCACTTTACAAAGTTGCGGAAGGAAATGAGCCATGTTTCTTCACCACATTTTTTTTCTGGGATTCTGCAAAAGCTAGT GCACATGGAAACTCATTCCAAAAGAAGGTCATGCTCCTCTTTGGTGCTGGTCATGCTGTGGCG GAGAAACCCAATGGTTCACATCAAGGTGGAGGTGGACCAACTCAAAGAGCTTCAGCTTTAGCTGCATTGAACTCTGCATTTAAATCAACTTCATCTCCAAAAGCTAGTTCAGCCTCAAGGCCTGGATCAACTGCTCAAGGATCGCAGAGAGCAGCTGCAGTTGCTGCTTTGTCATCTGTTCTGACTGCTGAAAAGAAAAAATCCCCTGATAACTCTCCTTCCCGCCCCAGTAGAAGTCCACCTGTAGAACCCAGCTGGCGTG ATTCATTGAAAAGTGGAAACTTTGCAGAGACTGAACATCGTAAAGAAGTTTTGGAAGTCAAGGAAGAAACTGAGACATCTGAAGCCATCGTAGAGTTTAATGGAGGGGAATCAGGGTCAAAACCCGATGCCGATCAGGATGAGAATGTATCTGAAACTAGTCAAAGTACATTTAGTTATGAACGGTTGAAGGCGAAATCTGACGATCCTGTAATGGGTATTGATTATAAGCGGAGAGAG GCTTATCTTTCTGACGAGGAATTCCAATCCGTGTTCGAAATGACAAAAAATGCTTTCTACAAGTTACCCAAATGGAAGCAAGACATGCTGAAAAGGAAAGTGGATCTCTTCTAG